One Aegilops tauschii subsp. strangulata cultivar AL8/78 chromosome 2, Aet v6.0, whole genome shotgun sequence genomic window, ATTATCGCAACGCTCGGGACCTTCCACAAGCACCTCAGGACTCTGGTACTTCGACTCTTCGGCCCAGAAAACCTCAGGGTGGTTCTGCTCCACGAAGTACAACAGACGGCCCAGGCCAGCCTACTCTCCTGGCTCGGTCATCCTAGTATTGAAGTGAAAGAGGCAACGTCTAGTGTACGTCCTCCTATCCCTTTCCCTATATTGATGGTGTTCTGGTATAAGCTGAACAACTTGATTAATTAGGATATACTACATGTTATTTCATAATACTATTGTTTAATTAGCAAAGCTTATACGTATACATGATGATTCAAGTAACTCGAAAATTTCCTTATCGTAGATGATATTCAGCATCACGGCAAAGCGGTTAATCAGCTATGACTCCTCAAGCTCAGATGGGAAGCTGTGGAAGCAATTTGATGCATTTCTTCAAGGACTACTAGCATTTCCACTTTACATTCCTGGCACAGCATTCTACAAATGTATGCAGGTAACTAGCGACTACTACCAGCCACATATTTCTCCATATCATAGCACAAATAAATTAATACATACAAGACCACTCTGACCTATTCTTTTGTAGCCGCCACTGTATTTTAATATACAACAATATGTCAGATGAATTGCACCCAATACTATTCCCTCAAAAAACAATTGCATCCGGTAGTAAGAAAATTGTGTGTGTATAGCCTAATTAATTGGGGCTCCATGGTGCCCGTGCACTTGATTTCAATGCATAAATTTGAAATATATTTGATTGCACAATTCAAAAAAATCATCTTGTCTTATATGTATGGTTCCCTCGTTGCCTAGGGCCGGAAGAATGTCATGAAGATCTTGAAAGAATTGCTCAACGAGAGGAAGAAGGCAACATGTTGGGAGAGTGTTGACTTTATCGATATCTTGATCGATGATTTGAAGGATAAGAAGACTTTAATGAACGAGAAAATTGCATTGGATTTGCTCTTCTTATTGTTGTTCGCGGGCTTCGAAACTACATCATCTGGGATAACTGCTACACTTAAGTTTCTAACCGGTGATCCCAAGGCCCTGCAAGAATTAACAGTAAGTGTGGAAAAAGGGAAGTAGCTAATTAAGTGTTTTAATAATAGCCAATTAAGCGTTTGAATAAACAGTCTAGAAAAAATATTTGCCTTGAGACGTACACACTAGTATTCTTCACCCACACTATTAGACATACACCCGCATTTGTGCATTCTATTACACACAATGCGCTAATTTAGCATTAACACTTCCATACATAATTACAGAACAAAGTATACATGATTATCCATATAAGAAATACCTAGGTTGTAGTTACACCTATGTCTCATATGCCATTACATCTAAGTGGTCTTGTATATGTGTGTTACTACCACCATATACCCAGTATGTTACAGACCCCTTAGATCATGTGAAATGCACGTCGATAAAACTACACTTGGCAACACCAAAAGGCCTTCCTTCCCATAATCCAAGAAAATATTGTGTGTGTAATTGGGTAACTCATGTATAAACATGACTAATTAAGGTAGATTTGTCAATTACAGGAGGAGCACAACAACATCCGGAAAAGAAGGGCCAACCCTGACTCTGAAATCACATGGGAGGAATACAAGTCCATGAAATTTACATCTCATGTATATAGTTTGTCTCTCTTAGGTCTTTGTTTTTCATGACATCAACCATACACACATATAAGCTGATTTATTCTTATTGTATAATTAATGACATGGGCACTTGTACAAGTGGCACTATTTCATCTGCGTCATTGTTATTTGTAGGTCATACATGAAGCATTAAGGCTAGCTAACATTGCTCCCGTAATGTTTAGAAAAGCAACAGAGGAAGTTCATATAAAAGGTGAGAAGATTTTCTAAGGGCACAAAACATGTAGGATATTAGGAGTAACAAATCATATATTTATGAGAGATTCATGGGCGGTTTTCTAATTCATTTATGTGTGCACATATAGTACAGTGTGTGCACCCTCCTTGTAATCAAAAGGAGGGTAGCGCGCgaggagggggagagagagttTGCAACAATTTAACTAAATGATGTCTTAATGTGTATTGTATATGTGCAGGTTACACTATCCCAAAAGGATCAAAGATCATGGTTAGTCCTTCTAGCATTCATCTCGATCCTACTATTTACAAGGATCCCAATGCATTCAATCCTTGGAGGTGGAAGGTTTGTAACATTTGTCTATTTCAAAGGGATGTTCCATGTCAATTCTAATAAAACAACACATATGTTTTTATCATAAAGCAACAAACTTTGGTTGAATGGTATACATTGTTTCCAAAATACATGATATTTTATCATAACGTTTCCTAGATATTAACCTGGTTTTATGTTATTATTTAATGTGCATCCACAACATATAGTTGGAAATTTATATTATTACAAAAAAGTAGGTCAAAACCTTTCCAAGAAAGGAAAAGTAGCTCATGATCATTACCCTTCAAACTAAGTAAAGTTATATTTTTTAAAGAAAAATAATTAAGCATAAGGAGTGCTGGAAAAAAATTCAACATGGAATTATAGTATGGAAAATAGGAATTAAAATGTAGGAGAATACATGGCTTTTAGTTCTTTTATCTCCAATACTTTCTTGCCGAAGCACCAAAAAGGGGATTGCTAAGAATATTTCAAACAAAGGAAAGGAGTAACTGTTATGCAAAAAGCAACTCTATCTGAAACCTAGTGAAAACTTTCTACACAGGATACTACTGAACCAATGGGTGGCTCCTCAAAGGAGTTCATGGCCTTTGGAGGTGGGCTGCGGTTATGTGTTGGTGCCGACTTTGCCAAGCTAGAAATGGCTGTCTTCCTACATTGCTTAGTTACTAAATACAGGTGAATTTCTCTTTCTTGTACTAAAAATATTAATAAATGGTTAGTCTACCAACAATAGTAAGTATTGATTACCTTTTATTTAATAATAGAGAGATGAGTCTATACTCATGTAGTT contains:
- the LOC109742145 gene encoding cytochrome P450 87A3, whose translation is MQMSVSIPVALATPWVVLVGMAALLAAWLVHLVIRWNVGAPCKAGAVLPPGSRGLPVLGESLEFFARSPSLELTPFLKRRLERYGPIFRTNLIGEDLIVSLDQDLNNLVFQKEEKLFQIWYPESLMRIMGADCIIATLGTFHKHLRTLVLRLFGPENLRVVLLHEVQQTAQASLLSWLGHPSIEVKEATSSMIFSITAKRLISYDSSSSDGKLWKQFDAFLQGLLAFPLYIPGTAFYKCMQGRKNVMKILKELLNERKKATCWESVDFIDILIDDLKDKKTLMNEKIALDLLFLLLFAGFETTSSGITATLKFLTGDPKALQELTEEHNNIRKRRANPDSEITWEEYKSMKFTSHVIHEALRLANIAPVMFRKATEEVHIKGYTIPKGSKIMVSPSSIHLDPTIYKDPNAFNPWRWKDTTEPMGGSSKEFMAFGGGLRLCVGADFAKLEMAVFLHCLVTKYSWKVIKGGNMVLSPGLQFPCGFHIQLLPKY